The following are encoded together in the Pleurocapsa sp. FMAR1 genome:
- a CDS encoding rhomboid family intramembrane serine protease has translation MKNSDRRIAHTTYILIALNILVYGLEIKFGGSENLVTLEYLGALIPEKVLAGEWWRLIEANFLHYNSIHLATNMLSLFFLGRLVELSLGSKSYLTIYFFSGVGSMLTFSLLSFRLGLDNVLLVGASAAIMGLMGAILAISLHIWLRKRYSPTAKRRLWQVILIVLVQFIFDNLVPQVSFHSHLFGFIIGFLISSILIFYKYNFKEAEGNK, from the coding sequence ATGAAAAATAGCGATCGCCGTATAGCCCATACTACTTATATTTTAATCGCTTTAAATATCTTGGTATATGGTCTAGAAATAAAATTTGGAGGCAGCGAAAATCTTGTTACTTTAGAATATTTGGGTGCATTAATTCCTGAAAAAGTTCTGGCGGGTGAATGGTGGCGATTAATTGAGGCTAATTTTCTGCACTATAACTCAATTCATTTAGCGACTAATATGTTATCTCTGTTCTTTTTAGGACGTTTAGTTGAATTAAGTCTCGGTTCTAAATCTTATTTGACTATTTACTTTTTTAGCGGTGTTGGCTCGATGCTGACATTTTCTTTATTGTCCTTTAGATTGGGTTTGGACAATGTTCTTCTGGTTGGTGCTTCGGCTGCCATCATGGGTTTGATGGGCGCAATTTTGGCAATTTCGCTTCATATCTGGTTACGCAAAAGATACTCTCCTACTGCCAAACGTCGCTTATGGCAGGTAATTTTAATTGTTTTAGTCCAGTTTATTTTTGATAATCTGGTACCTCAAGTGAGCTTCCATAGTCATCTTTTCGGTTTTATCATTGGCTTTTTGATCAGTAGTATTTTGATTTTTTATAAATATAATTTCAAGGAAGCAGAAGGTAATAAGTAA